ttggacagagCAGCCCTAAGGATTAAGACTGCAAAAGATCTATGATGTGCTGAAAGGCATCTTCTCTATTTATATGAAAGTGATTAAGCAACCAGTCTGAATTTTTAGTACATCCTTCACCCTCCCCCCCATCCTTTGTTCTCCTAACACAAGTGTATTATAACTTCAATTGATCCCACCTACTGATGTAGACTAATCTTCCTAAAGCAGTTTTGTTTGGATTCTTTCCTGGAGAGGATGTTGCTGCCAAAGAAGACTTTTAGGAGGAGGTGAAGTTAAGCGGAAACTTGGAAGGTGGGCAGCAATTAGCCAGAGGTCAGAGGGAACTGTGTGATTGAGGATGTGGCTGCAGTGTACAGGCTGAGAGTCAAGCAGACCTCAGATCCTACAGAGACGTATAGGTCCTGCTGAGAACTTGAAATGGATTCTGAAGATAATGGAGTCATCAAACATATGCAGTAGAGAGTATGGGGGAGAGGCAGGATTTGAGGCAAGGAAACTAGTTTGAAGGAAAGTGCAAGATCcaggttaaaaataaatgagggcCTAAGCTAAGGCAATGCATGCgttcattaattaattcactcTACGAATACTTATTGTCTACTGTGTGAGAATTGATGTCTCAGGTACTGGAGgttaagtaggaaaaaaaagcaCGCAAAACCCTCTGCCCTCACAGAACTTCAACATTCTGTGGGGAAAGGAGGTGGATGGTGATGAACAAGGGTGATCCTCAAGTTTCAGGTCTTGCTTGGTGAATGATGGGACCATTTTCTGAAATAGACATTCCAAGAGGCAGAACAGGCTTGGGGAGAAATGATTGGTTCAACTTTATCTATTTCGCAAAGGTTTGGATGTTTGGCGGATACTCAAGTGGAACTACCCAGCAAGCTGTTGGATATGCATATTTGGAGAATTCTGGAATAGATGTGGGAGCCATGGCATATCAATTGTATAAAATTCCTGGGAGTGAATGAGATAACCCTGGGAGGATGTATGGAAGCAAGAGTCACAACTCAAATGATTACAGGACTCAGGTGAGTCATGAATATATGTGAATTGGGACATATGTTAAATAGAGTGTTGTTTTTGTGGCTAAACAGAAAGAGTATATTCTGTCTAAGGCAGCAAGATTTGGCTGGTAGGCCACCAGTTTGCAATTCCTATACTTTTGGAACTTCTTTCTATGCCTCTTGTcttacttttcaaataaatatttttatggtagGCAGCTAGCCGTTCATGATAACCCATTTCCTCTTCTGAGGCACTCATTGCAGTTTCTAGCTTCCTTGCCATTACCAGTGGCCATGACTGGGTTCTAGTCAATGGGATATGAGCTCAATTTCCAGCCAACGCCTTGAAGAAGAGGGTGTGACCCTCCAtactctctcctcttcctctggcTCTATGTACATGATGATGAAGTCTAGAGGATTTTGGAGTAACGAGATGGAAGGAACCAGGGTTTCTGTATCTTTATCTGGAATAAGGTCACCTCCCAACCAGGACATCTTCTTTTGACTATTATCTGAGtgaaaaataaacctttgttaCTTTTGAGCCACTATACACATTTGGCCCTGTTTGTTACTACAGCCTAGCCTAACTTAAGAAATCCATTGCTAAACCACACTAATCCTGGCTGTGACATCTCTAAGGTCAGGGACCATGTCTGTCCAGTTATTTCACGGATCCTCAACACATAGCCCAGGACATAGCATGCAGTAGGTACTTAATACAATTTCTTGACAATGCTAGCTGGGTTTTATTGAGCATgttttatgtgccagacactgtgctagatcTTTTATATATtgtgcattatttcatttcatgtaaTGACAACTCTATAAGGAAGGTTCCACTATTATACTTTGTTCCTGGTGAGAAGACTGAGGGTTGGAAAGCTTATAGCTGGTATTTGAAATGAGGCAGGGTAACTCCAAAACACACACTCTGAAACACTGGTACATGACCACATGCATactcattttagcattttaaCTAATGTATCTTCTCCCACCAAGAATGCTCTCAACCCCTCCTCCGCATTTGTTGAAGCCTGCCTTCTGCATCCTTCCTAGCACCCATACAATCACTCTATCCTTTAATTAGTCCGACACAAATTTCATATATATCATTACTACAACAGGGATTCCATGTATTTGTCTGCttctagaaagaagttatcttgAGGGTAGCACAATATCTTAGACCTTATTTATCTGGGTGTTCCTTAAAACATAGGAGAAGATGGAgaacctgccatgtgccaggcaccctAGGCACTAAGGACTAAACTGTAAATAGgacaatcttttttcttttgaaaagctcTATTCTTGTGGGAGTAAACAGACATAAAAAACGCATCACAGCACAATGTAATCTCTGCATTAATAGACGCAGAAGAAGAGCGGGGAACCAGTTCTTtctggaggaggaaagaaaggactcCCAGAGCAGGTGACCTGTATCTGAGCTTCTGAAGAGTGAGTAGAAGTTCTCCAGTTGTTTAAGAGGAATCTTAATTGTGGGAAAAGCATGTACAAAAGTGTGGATACATTAAGATGCAGGAGTTCTTCTGGATGGATGAGGTGTTGGCTTGCTAAAATGTAGGATTCCTTCATTGATTCATCAGTGTATTCGACAGCTACTGAGTAAACCTAGAATGTGGTAGGGATTGCACTAAATGTAAAGGATTCAAAAGTGAGCAAAACAGATATATGATCCCTACCCTTGTGGAGCTTAGAATCCAGCAGGGATGGCAGTTGACTACAAAGCTCTAGCAATCCTAtgtgagaggaaaggaagaagggatagcccacatgtaagtgagaagtTGGAGAAGTGGGCTGGTCCAGATTGCAAGAGACCTTTGACGCCATTCTAGGGAGAAAGAAATCCTTTCTCTAGGGAGAAAGAAATCAATCTATCACCACATCCTGCCTCTCCCACCTCCTTGATAGCTGTCAATTGTGTCCAGTCTTCTCACCCCAACTATTCTCAGCATAGGTCATCATCTCTTCCTCAAATGAATGTGATAGTCTTCTAAAAGGCTTTCTTGCctctcaccccccacccccacccattgTCCTCAATGCAAACAGactgatctttaaaaaatcaaaatctgttGATGTTATGCcctatggtaggcagaattctaagacaGCCCCATAATCTCCATCTCCCTGGGGGCGACTTTGGTGATTATATTACAGTACACAGCAAAAGGGGTTTTTCAGATATAGTTAAGGTTATTAATCAGTCAACCTTAAGACAGAGAAATTATCCAGGTGGGTTTGACTAATCAAGCACTTTAAAAGCAGAGAGTTTTCTCTAGCTAGTGGCAGAAGAGGATGGTAGATTGATTAAAAGCAAAGGAGGACTGGATGGATTTGACATGTGGTTGCTGACTTTTAAGTTGCAGGGAGGGGGGTGGATATCCTATAGAAAGGATCTGAGAGAGTCCTGTAGGAGCTGAGAGTGACCCTGGAGGACAGCCAACAGGAGAATGGGGACCTCAGACCTACAACTGAGAGGAACCAGATCATGCAAACAACCTGAATGGATTTGGAAGTGGGTATTCCCCCAGAGCCTTCAGACAGGAACTTGAACCAGCCTATACCTTGCCTTTTGCCTGGGACATCCTGAGCAAAGTATGCAGCAGCCATGCCAACTTGGACTTGTGATCTACAGAACAGTAAAGTAATAGatgggtgttgttttaagtcactaagtttgtgataatttgttacacagcaatagaaaactaatatacctCCCAGCTTTCCAACCCCCCAATAAAACTATTGGGGATTTACCAGGCCCAGGCAGTTAATCCTTACACCAGTTCTATTAGGGaggtatttttttattatcaatatttcacagataagaaaactgaagctcagagagattaataCTTTTCCTAAGGTTATAGAGCTAGTAAGTGCTGCTGAGATTTTTACTTGACTGTTCTGACTCCAGATTTGCACCCTATGGGTTCTCACTGTCTTTATGACAAATCCAAATACATAAGCATGGAATTAAAGGCCCTTCCTGATCCTGTTCCTGTTCAATCATTCAACCTCAATTTTAGACACTCCTCTCAAATTCCTGACAGCCCCAGTAACTAACACGCTCTTGATTCCTGACTGCACTACAATTCCTTCTAGAATACTGCTTGTCCCTCCCCTCCATCTACTTTCCTTTTGGCAGACTCTAATGGTCCTTTGGGTCTTGCTTAAGACACCTCCTCTGGGGGAAAGCCTTTCTTGCCCCTCCAAGATGGGTTGGATGCCACTCCAGGTTCCCCCAAAACCTCATGCTCTCCCTTATCAGAGGACACAAGACATTGTGTTGGAAATGTTTACTTGGCTGTGCTCTCCCACTAAATTGTGAACTCCTTGCAAGCCAGAAGTGGcgattcattcattttcaaagcCCTAGCGATAGGACCTGGagcacagtaggtactcaataaatatttgctgagtgaatcaTTGAATGAACAAAAGTGCTTTAGCCAAGAGGCAATGGGGAGCCATCCAAGGTCTTGAAGAAAGAGAGTGAGCTTATTATTAGACCTGTGCTCACAAGGACAAGCTAAGTGCAAGGCTTGCACGCAATAGACTATCCTCATCAGCAGTTAAGGATGAAACAAGTTCACTTGCATTGTGGCCTTGGGTTTCTTGCGCTGTAAAGCTTGGCTGTTATCTCTTCTGAACCACGTCTGAATATTAGAAAATGCCAGAAGCCTTCACGGTTTCCCCTTATGGATGTGGAAAGCATAAAAATAGCCTGTGACTCGGGTCTGGGCCCTGAACTCCCACTAGAATGAGAAGCCCCTCTCCCAAGAAggctgtgggaagctgaggtgaagaTGACGTGGAGACCCACTTACGTGACACTACAGAAAACCGGCAGCCGCCTCTGAACGTCTGTCCCCCTCCAGCCCAGACCGTTCCATGCCTGCACTTGCTCCCGGAGCACATTGCTGAATCTTGTTCTCCTTAGATATGCAAATACTGCTTCCTGTCGAGGAAGACTGGGAGGCCTTCCGCGTTAGAGGCAGCTCTTCATAGCGCTAGCTGGACGTGGAATAGTGATTAGAGCGTCTCCATTGGAGACCGCTGAGTGCCTCGGTTTCCCTGTCTGTGCAAAGTGCACTCCCCAGGCACCGCTGCCTTGAGGGACCAGGAAATGCGTCTGGAGGCGCCAGGAAAGATGAGAAGATAAAAGTCAAGATGCGTCCGGCTAGCTATAGACACAAGGAGAAGAGCCAGTAGGCCAAGGGAGACGCATAGCTGATCCGTGACGAGGCGCGGGCTCCACTCCCTGAAGTGGAGGGGCCCTTGAATCTTCCCTTGCGTAGGCGCGCGGCAGAGCAGCGATTTGGCGAAAAAGGCCCAGACTCAGGATGCCCGCAACGCGAGCGAGGGGCGGACGGGGCGCACGCCGCGCGGCAAGGCTGCAAGGGGCGGGCCTGGGCCCTGAGCCTCCTGTACTTCCAGCCACAGCTCTGGGCGCTGGGGGCGGGAAGGGGTGGAGCCACGTGGGGAGGAGCAAAACCCGGAGGTCCCGGGCACCTTGGGTAGAGCCAGAGCGGCGGGAGCCGGTCCCGGGCGCGTTTTCCCGGGCGCGTTTCCCCGGGAGCGCCCGTCGTCCGGGTAGAGCGCAGCCGCAACCGCGACCACAGCCGCAGTCGCTTTCCAGCCTGCCTTCGGTGCGCAGTGGGGAAGCAGGGCTAGTGCAGCCGCAGGAGGGGGCACGGGCTCCTCTCCCATCCCAGAGCTACTGGGCTTCCCTTGCTGTCCTTTCTGCCCCAGCAGAGCCCGGCCGGACCTGCCACCTGCGCCCTGGTTGCGCCATGGATCCTTCGGAAAAGAAGATATCGGTGTGGATCTGCCAGGAAGAGAAGCTGGTGTCCGGTCTCTCCCGCCGCACTACTTGCTCGGACGTTGTGCGAGTGCTTTTGGAGGACGGCTGCCGGCGGCGACGGAGACAGCGGCGGAGCCGGCGGCGGGGGTCGGCCGGCGACCCGCCTGGCCCGGGAGAGCTTCCCGAACCTCCAGACGAGGACGACGAGGACGACGACGAGGCGCTGCCGCAGGGCATGCTGTGTGGGCCCCCGCAGTGCTATTGCATCGTGGAGAAGTGGCGCGGCTTTGAGCGCATCCTCCCTAACAAGACTCGCATCTTGCGCCTCTGGGCTGCCTGGGGCGAAGAGCAAGAGAATGTGCGCTTCGTGCTAGTGCGCAGCGAGGCATCGCTGCCTAACGCCGGCCCCCGCAGCGCCGAGGCGCGCGTAGTGCTCAGCCGAGAGCGCCCCTGTCCGGCCCGCGGGGCCCCCGCGCGGCCCAGCCTGGCCATGACCCAGGAGAAACAGCGGCGAGTGGTGCGCAAGGCCTTTCGCAAACTGGCCAAGCTCAACCGGCGGCGCCAGCAGCAGCCACCGTCGTCCTGTTCGTCCACTTCGTCGTCCACTGCCTCGTCCTGCTCTTCGTCGCCGCGGGCCCACGAGAGCGCGTCAGTGGAGCGCATGGAGACGCTGGTGCATCTGGTGCTCTCCCAGGACCACACCATTCGCCAGCAGGTGCAGCGGCTCCACGAGCTGGACCGCGAGATCGACCGCTACGAGGCCAAGGTGCACCTGGACCGCATGCGGCGTCACGGGGTCAACTACGTGCAGGACACTTACTTGGTTGGGGCAGGCATCGAGCTCGACGGGTCCAGCCCAGGAGAGGAGCCAGAAGAGGTGGCGGCGGAGgcagaggcggcggcggcggcggcggcggcggcggcgccgcCCCCTCTAGACGGCGAGGCGCAGGCGGCGGCGCTGGAGGAGCTGGCCCGGCGCTGCGACGACTTACTGAGGCTTCAGGAGCAACGGGTTCAGCAGGAGGAGTTGCTGGAGCGCCTTTCAGCCGAGATTCAGGAGGAACTCAACCAGAGGTGGATGCGGCGGCGCCAGGAGGAGCTGGCGGCGCGGGAGGAGCCCCCGGAGCCCGATGGCGGCCCCGAGGGCGAGCTGCTGCTGGAGCAGGAACGGGTCAGGACGCAGCTCAGTACTAGCCTTTACATCGGGCTCCGGCTCAACACGGACCTGGAGGCCGTCAAGTCGGACTTGGATTACAGCCAGCAGCAATGGGACAGCAAGGAGCGCGAGCTACAGGGCCTTCTGCAAACTTTGCACACTTTGGAGCTGACAGTGGCGCCGGATGGGGCTCCTGGCTCCGGCGGTCCCTCGCGGGAACCCGGGCCTCAAGCCTGCGCCGACATGTGGGTGGACCAGGCCCGTGGACTGGCCAAGAGCGGTCCTGGCAACGACGAAGACTCGGATACGGGGCTGAGCTCTATGCATAGCCAAGACTCGGACTCCGTGCCTATGTGCGAATCTCTTGTCTAGGGGTAGCAGGGGAGAGGGGGAAACAGGGATCTCTTTTTTCTTGCAGAATGCAGTGGGCCGGCCGGCTCAGGGACTTGAAACCAGGCTGTTGGGCCGGGGGAGGGCTTAGGACGCCTGCCCAGCCTCGCGCTCATCTGGCTCCGGGGTGAGTGCGGAGGAGGGTGGGGGACGAAGAAGTAGGGTCCCCAGTACAAGTTATttaaagagagggaaggagggaggaggcgaGAACCACCTATATTGGAAAACAAACACCCCAAGGAAATTGACGTGGTCCGAGCCCATTTTCAAAGTAAGGAAGTATTATGGAGATTTCACTACTCTTCTGTATGGGAAGGACTGATGGCAGCTAGAACTTTAGTGTGTGGTATGAAgtgcttttaaaagaaacactTGGATGAAAAGGAAATTCCTTGAATGTTAATTGTGACTGTAAACGTGTTAAAACTAGCCAAAGAGGACACACTGGTGTCGGTCTCAGCCTTTCTTACAAATTTGATAAAACCCATAGGCACCAAAATCCTGGCTGTTTACATTTCTGCAGATTTGGGAATTACCCATCTGCTAaatcatttgtcttttattttctttcaaaggcTAAACTGTATCGAAGTCTAACTCTGTATTTCCTCCTAGTAAACAGAGTAGATGTTAAAAGGGAATTCTTTTCCCAAAATAACCTTTTATTATTACAAAAGCCAAACATAATCATTTGAGATATAAAATCCTGGCAAACATAATCCTGGTTAAAATTTAATCTGGGTCCTTTGGGGTCTGTCCCTGCAAAGGCAGGTGTGTTGTCCTTTAATTCATATTGCCACTTCATTGATTCAATCActgttatttcagaaaataataaaaggaagtgGCACAATTCAAGTTACGCACAACAAAACTTGCTGTTTAACAAGCACTCTTTGAAAGCAAAGGTATGTTAGTGTTCAGCTTTTAAATTGAGCTATGTGATTAAAACCAACCATGACCTCAACGGATTTTACCCAAACTTGTCTAACTTCAGTATCTTTTGTCAGAGATTAATTAGTTACTTGTTCAAACTCAGATAGAGTAAATATCAGGGTTTCCTAGATAaggccagaaaagaaaaaataaaacaaaacaatctcaTAGTACTCCTTGGGTGAACAATTTGATTAACGATGGCACATAGCCatggaaaaagagataaaaaatgagTTAAGAACTTGAATTACTCTTTTCTGGCACATGCCTATGCACATGCCAGGAGATGCAAGTACACCACCATCTCAGTAGCTGGCGACAGAAGTGGTGGGGACTCCATGTAATTGTTCCAGTTATTTCAATTAAAACTTATCAGTTGTAGCTAGTGGTTGGCCCTGCGGAAGGAGCCTGCTGGCCGATTTCCCTCTGCAGCTCAGTACTTCTGAGGAATGTGGGATCTAATCTGTCCTCAGGAGGTATTAACAATGGGGCCTGTGTGTGGTACCAGCATGGTGCAGAAGCCTCTTATCAACCTACTCTTGAGGGGCTGGCTCCAGTTTCAACACTACATGTGAAGATAACTTAAGAGGCCTTTGCTTTATACAGAAGTTCCTTCCCTTGCAGAGATTCTCTATCTGCTTGTTGCCAATGGGAGCCTGCCCTTCTGACCTCCTCAAACCACTGTTTGTGCTGTCTCCTTTTTAGAGACAGCACCCCCCACCCGCCcctcactgccaccaccactgccCTGGTATTAAAACATGTGTGCCTGTTCGCagattttcaagtaaaaatgggAATTTAAAGGCCATTTTCTTAATTGATGTTTTCAAAAGACATTAGCTGGCATAGCTATGGTTTTTTAGTTTCATCTGATGCAGGAAATGTCTATGCATTTGGTCTTGAACGTGATTAAAATGAGGAAGGGACTGAAAGAAACCCACCATCCCCAGACAATCATTTGATCCCATAAACACGAAACCTAATGATAGCTTTCGTTTTGAGGCAGAGGTAAAATCCTCATTAGAGTGTGACAAAATGCTACTTGTCTGAATGGTTTATGCTGACAATGGGCTGACctggtggttttaaaattattgtgcTGTTTTTCCCACTCAGGGTGGTAGGAGAGGTGATTCTTGGACGTTTATTAACTCAGAAAGAACGCAGAAGTTGGCAGAACAGGACTGCCTGGCAGAAAGGGGCTGTTTTCcttttcactattattattttaaactttgatgGGCTGCTGACATCAGCAAATATGCCTGACACCTGTAAAGCAAACAAACCACATCACAAGGAGAAGGCCTGTGGGATTTTCTGGTGCCCTATTTCTAGAACCTTCCCTGTCTTGACCATTTGAAGGTGCTTCTTTAGTCAGCTGTTCAGACAGCTGTGAGGCTTTATTGATAACAAATGGCAGCCTAGTTggcccatttttttcctcttatccAGATCAATTATATTCCTAAAAGGCTCTCTTGGTGAGTAGAAGAAAGGAGTGTGTAGAACACGCTGGCATGGGGgagtgaggaggaaggagacaATAGTTCTTTTTACTAAGAGCTTTTGTAAGCCTGAGAAAGGTGAAATACAGTTATAAAAAGCACCAAAACAGTGCCTGTGCATaggaagtgcttaataaatgctaaatactttaaattttcattcaCATTTATGGTCACCATGGCCCTAAGAAGGAGAATAAATGCATGACAGGGAATGTACCAATATCAGGATTTCAGGGCCCCTGGGAAAATTAACTCAGCTCCTATTCTCCAGTCCTAATGGAAATCCTGGGCAGAAACCAGCAAACTTAAGAAGGGTATGAAATGTAGGTCCCTTACCAGCCagccccaccttttttttttttttggaattgagataatttattgtatttttgatcTGAGTTATCCCAGTCTCAGCCATCTCTCAAACCAAAAGATTCCATATGGCATCTCtatgtttgtttatttccttataaagtgtgtttatttttttctgattagaaaAGTTGTGTACACTATAGTCCTTATGATGAAcctgaaaataacataaataaaaaggcaagaaaagtcACTCTAAATCTCTGTACCAAAAACCTGTCACTACCAAGATTAGTATATTTACTTCCAAACCTTTTGAATTGTGCATATTTCATATTTgcttctgtatttaaaaatatataattttgataagattgtatatacatgtttatactCAGGTTTTGACAGACTCCCTATAAACAGATCCACTCAAACTGGTGGATATACCATAGTTTACAGAACTGGGCATGTTATCAGTTTGtttctcatacttttttttattgttataaaataaCACCATAATAAGTTTCTTTGTGCATGTATCTGTTTACCTAATTAGAttcccaccctccccacaataAGATAGGTTTCCAGAAAGAGAATTCCCAGGTCAGAGTACACACATTTAGAGGCTTGATACTTACTgccaaattacttttcaaaagatTTGTTCTAATTACAATCAGCTATGCATGAGCGTGCCTGTTTCACTACCGCTTAACTTTCATTAGGTATTATATTttgttgggaaaatattttaatcaaaatttactAATTAATTCTTTGTTGCCTCAGGAAGCCAAAGCTGACAATCACTGACTTAAAATGTTCTTACAACAGCAAGGGTGGGCCGGTGGGTCAGAAGTGTTAGTCAAGAGGGTGTGgtgttttctctccttcccattttgttttttccttctctgagtACTTGCTTAAGGtaatattaatagaattttaTCTCATATCAAAATTGGTCAATGATCTGAGAACAGAAGGGACAGAAACTCTATATAAGCAGGACTAAGGAGATAACAAATTGAATCagagttataaaaagaaaatattcgtGATCTTTTTCATCTTGAGTCTAGCGGAAAAGGCTATTCTTAGAAAGTGATGCCATAAAACATATTTGATTTTGTGCTTCTCCATGCCAACCTCTATCAaaaattacatcaaaataaacacataaaccaaGTTGTTTATAAGGAATCTGTAATTAAGTTTAgatttttctaggaatttcttTCTACATATGATACACGCTTGAGGTTGTTCTTAATATCTTGAAAAGAGAAGATTTGATTATGACAATCTGTGAAATTTCCATTGTGAAAATGGGAAGACGGCTGTGTGCTAATCACACTCATATCTGGAAGGTGGTATCAACCATGGCCGTGCTGGTGGGAGCTGTTCCTAGCACTTTTAACAGGCCTTGTTTCTGTTTGAATCTCTGGGTACCTAAGAATGAGGGAGGAGTTGAAGGAGGGAGTGCCAGGCTTTCCAAGGATCTTTGTGTGTGGCATTAGGTATGCACACCTGGCTCAGTGCATCTTTGGCCACATTGACCCCATTGTGCTCATGGAGACCTTGCATGGGTTGCTTTGAAGGCCTGCTGCCCCCCAGCCTCTCCCCTTCTCATCCATTCCCATGCAAATCTTTCCTGTTTCAGACACTTCTAGGATTTCCCATAGCTTTCAAGATAAAATCCGCATTTCTTAGCAGGATTGAGAAGGTGTTGGTTTTCCAGCTCAAGATCCCTCTTTTGGGTCCAGCCTCCTCCACTTAAGACCACGGAATTGAGTtgattctatttcttcatttcagGCACACTATCATCCTCCTTTTTATGCATGTACCCTTTTCTATATTCACTTT
The genomic region above belongs to Papio anubis isolate 15944 chromosome 12, Panubis1.0, whole genome shotgun sequence and contains:
- the RASSF10 gene encoding ras association domain-containing protein 10, which produces MDPSEKKISVWICQEEKLVSGLSRRTTCSDVVRVLLEDGCRRRRRQRRSRRRGSAGDPPGPGELPEPPDEDDEDDDEALPQGMLCGPPQCYCIVEKWRGFERILPNKTRILRLWAAWGEEQENVRFVLVRSEASLPNAGPRSAEARVVLSRERPCPARGAPARPSLAMTQEKQRRVVRKAFRKLAKLNRRRQQQPPSSCSSTSSSTASSCSSSPRAHESASVERMETLVHLVLSQDHTIRQQVQRLHELDREIDRYEAKVHLDRMRRHGVNYVQDTYLVGAGIELDGSSPGEEPEEVAAEAEAAAAAAAAAAPPPLDGEAQAAALEELARRCDDLLRLQEQRVQQEELLERLSAEIQEELNQRWMRRRQEELAAREEPPEPDGGPEGELLLEQERVRTQLSTSLYIGLRLNTDLEAVKSDLDYSQQQWDSKERELQGLLQTLHTLELTVAPDGAPGSGGPSREPGPQACADMWVDQARGLAKSGPGNDEDSDTGLSSMHSQDSDSVPMCESLV